From Acomys russatus chromosome 2, mAcoRus1.1, whole genome shotgun sequence, one genomic window encodes:
- the LOC127206270 gene encoding olfactory receptor 13C7-like, with protein MEVANQSTVAEFVLLGLSDHPTLEKTFFVLILLMYLVILLGNGVLILVTILDSHLHTPMYFFLGNLSFLDICYTTSSVPLVLDGFLTPKKTISFSGCAVQMFLSFAMGATECVLLGMMAFDRYVAICNPLRYPVVMSKAAYVPMAASSWVAGLANSLVQISLAVQLPFCGDNVINHFICEILAVLKLACADISLNVISMGVANVIFLVVPVLFIFVSYIFILTTILRIPSAEGRKKAFSTCSAHLTVVIIFYGTILFMYGKPKSKDPLGADKQDLADKLISLFYGLLTPMLNPIIYSLRNKDVKAAVRELASHRCLPQ; from the coding sequence ATGGAAGTGGCCAACCAATCCACTGTAGCTGAGTTTGTCTTGCTGGGGTTGTCAGACCACCCAACACTGGAGAAAACATTCTTCGTGCTCATTCTACTGATGTACCTGGTGATCCTGCTGGGCAACGGGGTGCTCATCCTGgtgaccatcctggactcccaCCTGCACAcgcccatgtacttcttcctgggGAACCTCTCCTTCCTGGACATCTGCTACACCACCTCCTCCGTCCCCCTGGTTCTGGATGGTTTCCTCACTCCCAAGAAAACTATCTCTTTCTCAGGTTGTGCAGTGCAGATGTTTCTCTCCTTTGCCATGGGAGCCACGGAGTGTGTGCTCCTGGGCATGATGGCGTTCGACCGTTACGTGGCCATCTGCAACCCCCTCAGGTACCCTGTGGTCATGAGCAAGGCTGCCTATGTGCCCATGGCTGCCAGCTCCTGGGTAGCTGGTTTGGCTAATTCCTTGGTGCAGATCTCCCTTGCGGTACAGTTGCCTTTCTGTGGGGACAACGTCATCAATCACTTCATCTGTGAGATCCTGGCAGTATTAAAACTGGCCTGTGCTGACATCTCCCTCAATGTCATCAGTATGGGGGTGGCCAATGTCATCTTCCTGGTGGTTCCAGTTCTGTTCATCTTTGTTTCCTACATCttcatcctcaccaccatcctgaGGATCCCCTCTgctgaggggaggaagaaggccttctccacctgctctgcccACCTCACTGTGGTGATCATCTTCTATGGAACCATCCTCTTCATGTACGGGAAGCCCAAGTCCAAGGACCCCCTGGGAGCAGACAAGCAGGACCTTGCAGACAAGCTCATCTCCCTCTTCTATGGACTTCTGACCCCCATGTTGAACCCCATCATCTACAGTCTGAGGAACAAGGATGTTAAGGCTGCTGTGAGGGAACTGGCAAGTCACAGGTGCCTCCCCCAGTGA
- the LOC127206289 gene encoding olfactory receptor 13C7-like, giving the protein MEVANRSSVAEFVLLGLSDHPTLEKTFFVLILMTYLVILLGNGVLILVTILDSHLHTPMYFFLGNLSFLDICYTTSSIPLVLDGFLTPKKTISFSACAVQMFLSFAMGATECVLLGMMAFDRYVAICNPLRYPVVMSKAAYVPMAASSWAAGGANSLVQISLAVQLPFCGDNVINHFTCEILAVLKLACADISLNVISMGVANVIFLVVPVLFIFVSYIFILTTILRIPSAEGRKKAFSTCSAHLTVVLVFYGTILFMYGKPKSKDPLGADKQDLADKLISLFYGVLTPMLNPIIYSLRNKDVKVAMKSLLAQKCLVQ; this is encoded by the coding sequence ATGGAAGTGGCCAACCGATCCTCTGTAGCTGAGTTTGTCTTGCTGGGGTTGTCAGACCACCCAACACTGGAGAAAACGTTCTTCGTGCTCATCCTGATGACGTACCTGGTGATTCTGCTGGGCAACGGGGTGCTCATCCTGgtgaccatcctggactcccaCCTGCACAcgcccatgtacttcttcctgggGAACCTCTCCTTCCTGGACATCTGCTACaccacctcctccatccccctGGTCCTGGATGGTTTCCTCACTCCCAAGAAAACCATCTCCTTCTCAGCCTGTGCAGTGCAGATGTTTCTCTCCTTTGCCATGGGAGCCACGGAGTGTGTGCTCCTGGGCATGATGGCATTCGACCGTTACGTGGCCATCTGCAACCCCCTCAGGTACCCTGTGGTCATGAGCAAGGCTGCCTATGTGCCCATGGCTGCTAGCTCCTGGGCAGCTGGTGGAGCCAATTCCTTGGTGCAGATCTCCCTTGCGGTACAGTTGCCTTTCTGTGGGGACAATGTCATCAATCACTTCACCTGTGAGATCCTGGCAGTCTTAAAGCTGGCCTGTGCTGACATCTCCCTCAATGTCATCAGTATGGGGGTGGCCAATGTCATCTTCCTGGTGGTTCCAGTTCTGTTCATCTTTGTCTCTTACATCttcatcctcaccaccatcctgaGGATCCCCTCTgctgaggggaggaagaaggccttctccacctgctctgcccACCTCACTGTGGTACTTGTCTTCTATGGGACCATCCTCTTCATGTACGGGAAACCCAAGTCCAAGGACCCCTTGGGGGCAGACAAGCAGGACCTTGCAGACAAGCTCATCTCCTTGTTTTATGGAGTGTTGACCCCCATGTTGAACCCCAtcatctacagcctgaggaacaaGGATGTAAAGGTTGCTATGAAGAGTCTGCTGGCTCAGAAATGCCTCGTTCAGTGA